TCCAGTAGCAAAGAGATGAAACTCGATGCGGTAAGATGGATTACCCACTTGGTCGCAGATTTGCATCAACCTCTGCATGCCGGCAGAGGAGAAGATCGCGGAGGAAATTCGATTCGTGGCGAGTTCTTCGGCGAAAGCACCAATGCTCATCGAATTTGGGATACGGGGCTTATTGACTATACCGATTACTCATTCTCGGAACTGGCGGAATCCTTGGATCGCCGTGTCAAGGTCGAGATCGAAGATGGGCCTGAGCCAGATGTTATGCGTTGGCTGGAAGAGTCTGCCGAGTATCGAAAATTCGCCTACGAAATGCCGGAGGAAGGGTATAGCGGTAGCTATCGCTACGTTTACGACCACCTTTGGCTGGTTGAGCAACGCTTGAAGCAGGCAGGTCTTAGGCTCGCTTTGACCCTAGAATACGCTCTCGTCGGAGGCGACGCTTGGGCTGACATGAGCCTTGATCTTCACTGGGTGCGGAACTCCGCCGAGTATGAAGCTTTGGTTCGCCAGATTTACCGAGCGGCGACTATCGAACTTGAGCAAAGAGTGGCGTCAGGTGAATTCGAGGGAAAATCTTGGGGAGTTGCTCTCGACGCGGATGAAACGATTTTAGACAACTCGCTTGAAGCCAAAGAGCGCATGGGCAGGAAATTTGATCTAGATGTTTGGAATGCTTGGTGCGAGCGAATGGAGGCACCGGCTGTCCCTGGTTCGGTGGAGTTTATCCAGCGAGTCAAGGAGTTGGGAGGCAAGGTTGCTGTCGTTTCGAATCGGAGTGTAGTTGTTCAAAAGGCGACTGAGAAAAACCTGAAGGAACTCGGGGTGGATTTCGACGTTGTTTTGTTGATGGACGAAGAAGGCAACAAGACTCCTAGGTGGAATTTGATCGAGAGCGGTAAGGCTAAGCGGGGCCTCAAGGCTTTCGAAATCGTGATGTATTTTGGCGATAACATTCACGATTTTCCTGCTATGGAGCAGGACCTCGCAGTTTCTGATGACGAAGAGGATTTCGACTCCTTCGGCAGGGAATATATTGTGCTGCCGAACCCAGTCTACGGTTCGTGGGTCAAAAACCCTCGTCTTTAGATAAGGCCAAACGAGGCTACATAACCCGATTGACCAGCGTTTCCCCGTTTTCGAATCGTTTCAGATTGTCCAGGAAATGCTGGACGCAGCCTTCTGATTCGCCCAGATAACCGCCCGCGATATGCGGCGTGATGTAGCAATTCGCGAGGGCTCGGAGTGGATGCTCGGCTGGCAAGGGTTCTGGATTGGTCACGTCGAGCCAGGCCTCTTTGAGTTGGCCGCTGGTTAATGCTACCTCCAGCGCTTTCTGGTCAACCGTGGTGCCGCGTCCGATATTGTAGAATACGCTCCCTTTTTTGCAGTCTGAGAATCGGGCTGCGTCGAAGAAATCCTTGGTCGCTTCGCTGTCTGGCAGGATGTTGATCACATGGTCCGCTTTTGCCAGTTCGCTAGAAAGTTCATTGGGTCCGACGACGGGAATTGGTTCATCGCCGCGAGCTTTGCGGCGATATGCGGTCACATTCATGCGAAAGGGCGCCAGGAGCTCTACGAGCCGAGAGCCTATGGCTCCGTATCCAAGAATCAACGCCGACTGTCCCTTCAATGAGCCGCTATCGCTGCGGAGCTTGAGCCACTCTGGCGAGCCATTAGCGGCTTGGGAGGCGAGCCCTTCTACGAGTCGCCTCGACTGGGCCAGCATAAAGGCAAAAAGGTGGTCGGCACAGGCTTCGTTATAAACGTTGGCGCTGTTACAGACGGGGATGCTCCGTTTCTCCATCTTCTCTCTGAAGCCTGGAGTATCGAAGGCGGTAATTCCGGACGTGTTGATTTGTATCCACTTTAAGGATTCCGCTTTGTCGATCGCTTCCAGATCCGGCTGACCGAAGGCTATGTCCGCTTGGTAAAAGCTGGGATCGACCTCAGGTTTTGTCAGAACGGACGCTGCTGGTTTGGAGGGAAGGAGAAGCTGATGGGCTCCAACACCTTTTTTGAGAAGCTCCAAGGGCTTTGGCCCCAAGGCGAAATCGACGTAGATTTTTAGCGGCATAGTATGTGTGGGTTAACGAGTTAATGGCGTTAACTATGGCATGTGTATCGATAGTCTCTCTGTCCCCGCGACACCAGCTTGGAAAGGTTTTGGGGGTAGGTAGGCTGCGAACGCTGCCCCGTAAAACGCAAACAGGCCGAGCTGGCGAGAGCTCGGCCTGAGTCGTTTTGTGAGTCGATTTGGACTTTAATTGAAGAAGGTTGCTTCTTGGGGTCTGTTCGACTGGCGGGAAATTTCACTCCAATCCATCTCCGAATCAGAAGAGTCATGCTTTTTCTTCGTCGAAGTCTTGATTGGAGCTGGGCTTTTCCCGCTCAAAATTCTTTGCAGCTCCATGACGGTGTGTTGCATGGTCTCCGCTTGGGAGGACAACTCTTCAGAGGTGCTGGCAGCCTCCTCGGCTGTGGAGGAATTCACCTGAATGTCCCGGTTCAATTCCCCGACGGCACCATTGATTTGAGAGATGCTCTGGGTCTGCTCTTGGCTGGCGGTGGAGATTTCCTCGACCAAATCGTTTACGCTTCGAGCTTTGCTCAGGATATTTTCGAAAGATTCCCCGACGCGGCTCGAAATTTCTACGCCCCGTTCAGAGCGAAGAATGGAATCTTCGATTTGCGACTCGGTGTCCTTCGCTGCGGATGCGCAACGTTGGGCCAGGCCTCGTACCTCGTCGGCAACTACGGCGAAGCCTGCTCCCGCTTCGCCCGCTCGGGCGGCCTCCACTGCGGCGTTCAGGGCGAGGATGTTCGTTTGGAAAGCGATTTCGTCGATAGTCTTGATGATGTTAGCGATGTTGTCGCTCGAAGACTTGATTGCGTTCATTGCGTCTATCATCTCGCTCATTCCACTCGAGCCCTCTTCAGCTGCAGATCGAGTTTCATTGGCCATAGACCGAGCTTGGTTCGCATTGTGAGCAGTGCGGGAAGTGGTGTCTGAAAGTTCGGAAAGAGCAGCTGCGGTTTGTTGGATGGAGGAGGCCTGCCGGCTAGATCCGTCGGCCAGTCCTTGACTTGAGGTCGAGACCAAAGAGGCGGCCGCTCCGGTTTGCTCCGCCATGGCCATCAGGGAGGATTCAACCTCGTTCAGTGGCTTGGTGATAGAAGCATTCAAATTGAATACAAAGAAACACGTGGCGCCTAAACCTACCACAAGGGCGATGGATGTGAGCTTCAACGATGTGCTTGAAGAGGTGGCTAATTGCTCGATTTGCTCGATGGTTTGGGGGTCCAAATCGCTTTTTTGCTCGATGCCGTCCACAAGGGAACGTGTTTCTGAGGCCCCCTTGAGGCCAATCAAACCTACGATGAGGAATAGGGAGGCGAACACTCCGATGAGCGAATAAAGGCGAGCTTGGATGGATAGGTTCTTGAGCATGATTAGACTTGGGATGAGGCAAAGTTGCTAGGCTTAGGATGGGTAGAGGTCACTACGTAGTGAAGGTCAACACCCTGCAGGGGGATAATCGGCAGGGCATCCGGAGCCTTGATGTGAATTTTTAGGCTTTTTGAAACTACCCGGCCTTGGGCCGGTTTTCTGTGGGATTTCCGTATATCAAGATACTCAAAGCGCTCCTCAAATGAGTTTTGCGCAGTCCTGAAACTGCTAAAAACGTGCTTGCTCTAGATAAACATCTATAAAATAACCAATTTACTTAAGTTAAGCAATGGACGCAGTACTTGATACAATGGACTCACAAGAAATCGATTTGGAAGGAGCAAGCGCAGAAGAGCGAATCCAGTGGGCAGCGGAGAAATTCGGCGACGAGTTGATCATGACTACCAGCTTCGGGACTCACTCTGCCGTAATGTTGCACCTGGTGAGCTCCATTTTGCCTGATATCCCGGTCGTGTTCATAGATACGGGGTACCTTTTTCCGGAGACCTACCGTTTCGCGGTCGAGTTAACGGATCGTTTGGGGCTTAACCTCAAAAAGTATCAGGCCAAGATTTCCGCTGCGGAACAAGAGGCTCTTTTTGGCAAGCTTTGGGAAAATGGGGAAGCGGGTCTCAAGCAGTATGGATTGATCAACAAGGTCGAGCCCATGGACCGCGCGGTTCGCGAGTTGGGAGCTAAAGCTTGGTTAGCGGGTCTTCGTCGCAGCCAAAGCTCCGGTCGCAGTGAACGTCCGATCGCTGAAAAGCAGAACAAGCTCACCAAGATCTATCCCATCCTGGATTGGGATAATCGGAAGATGCACGAGTACCTGACAGCCAACAAGTTGCCGTACCATCCACTATGGGATGAAGGTTATGTTTCTCTGGGCGACTGGCATAGTACTTCCAAATTGATGCCCGGAATGACTGAGGAAGATACTCGATTTGGCGGCTTAAAACGGGAGTGCGGGCTGCACGAGATATCTGGCCAAGCAGATTTCCAGATCTAGTCGTCCGTCGAATAGCCGGATCCCTGAGGAGTTTTTTTTAACCGTTGTCAGCGCTAGCTTCGTAGCCTTTCGGTTTTGAAACTCCTTTTTTGTGCCGGGTGGACACAAAAAAACCGCCAATCCTCAACGGATTAGCGGTTTTTGAAAGTGTTTATCTAGGAGGGACTTACGCCTTTTCAACGAGTCCAGCCTTGATGGCCTTAGCGCTTACCCACATGCGTTTCACTTGCCCGGAAGCAAGACGTACGCGGATGCGTTGTACGTTTGGACGGAACTTACGCTTGGTCGTCTTGGTGACGTGCGTGCCGATACCGCCGCTTTTCTTGGACTGGCCCTTGCGGTGGATGATGGAGCCAGTGGTTGGACGTTTGCCTGTAATTGCGCAGATTCTTGCCATGGTGGAAATTGGTTGAGAAACGGGGAAGAAATGGTTCGAGGGGGACCTTGGCAAGAACCAAATGGAAATTTTTTGACGGCCAAGTCTGTCGAGTATCTACCTGGCGAGCTTACGGATCGCAGTCAAGGCTTGGAACTTTTGCCCCATCATGGCCGGGTGCATCAATTCTTTCAGCTTTTGGCGAACGGGCGAAAAGGCAGGTAGATTGGGATCGAAGGCTTTCTGGAGGAAATTGGGGGCACGACGCACTATAAATGCTTCCTGGCTTTGCAGGCTGAGTTTTTCGAAACGGTTATTTTGAAGAATATCCTCAATGTGGTCCCAGCAAATGTGGTGAGTGATGTCTATCTCGCCCGGCGCCTCTAGTATATTAGGGAGCTGCTGGTGGGATTTGTAAGCACGCGCCGTTCCCTGTGGTGTGTCCGCAGCCATCGCTTTCCAGACTTTGCCGTAGTCGAAGGCTAGAAAGACGCCCGACCAATCGAGCTTGGCGATTCGAGAGGCGAGAATATTAGCTCCGAGGGGAAGGTCGATGGTATATCCGGACGGCAAATCCGTTTCCAGCTGATCCACATAGGGCAAAACTTCCTCGCTTAGCTCCTTTCGTGGAGCCCACACGAATTTCGAATCCTCTGCCCGAACTCCAAATTCTACCCATTGGGAGCCATCGAAGCGAATCTGGCGAAATGTTTGGGCGTCGAAGAGTTCGTTGGAAAAAACAACCGCTTGCTCTGGGATCTCCAATGCTTGGCCGACCCCGATAGTGGAGATGCTTTTGAAGTGCGGCAGATCTTGATCGAATAGGGTTCCCCCCGGTTCGGCTCCAAGCTCCACCCAATGCGTATCAGCTGCTTCCAGCCCTTCGGCTTTTAGTAGCTCAAGCGTGGCCTCTAGCACTATCTCGCCGAAAGCCTCTTTTAGGCTGATCGATGTAAAAAAGTCGGATTGGCTTTCCCGTCCGACGCGCTTTTTGTCACGGCAGTAGTAGCCCAAGGTCGGGTGGTAGAGGGCGGTTTGGATGAAATCGGGAAGTTCAATGAACCCATCCGCATTCGCCTTCTCTCCAATAGCGGTCAAGAGTTCGGAGGACTGTTCGGTAGCTTTGGTCATTTTCGCTGCTACCGGAACGAGACAGAATCCAGCCGGTGAGTCACGCTATTTGAATCTAATCTAGCTCTGGATTTCCCAAATTAAGTCTCCCTTGGGAGTAAGCTCCCACGAAAAAGCCCGCCACCTTTTGGGTAGCGGGCTTCTTTTAAATAGATCGCGGGAAGCTAACTAGTTTTTCTTTCCCCACTTTTTGTTTTTCTTATCGCGGGCTCCGTTATCCTTCCAAGCATCGCCAAATTCGATAGCCGCTACAGGTGCAGTGGATATCACCTTGTCTCCACGGGTTAGGGTAGTCGGATCGAAGTCGATCGCCTTGGCGAAACTGAACTTCTCTTGGACTTTGGCTATTTGAAGCTCGCCTAGAACGGTCTCCATAGAACCGAGAGAGAGGCCTGTCTCCGGGTCGATAAATTCTTCACCTTTGGAAACTGCTTGTAGTTTGTCTCCGACGGAAACGACGTCTTCGCCAAGATTGATGATTACTTGGCCGTTGGCTACCTGAATAACAGAGCCCTCGGCTGGTTCGATTCCGATTTGCTTGATCAGCTCGTAGATACCGACGTTTACGGCTACGATCATCGCTTTTCCGATGGGAGCCTTAGAGAAGTTGCTGAAAGCTCCCCCCGCAGCGCCGCTGCCGCCCCAAGCTCCTCCGCCGAATCCAAGAGACTTGGAGGAGGTCACCACGGTTACTTGCTTGGTGAAGGTGACCTCACTCGTCTCCGCGTCGATGAGACGGAAAGCCATTTGGACCATGGATTTGGAACCGCCAACGCTGACACCTGCGAGCGCTCCGCCAGTAATGCCGCCCAATCCAATCTTGTTGCCCTTGAAGTTTGGCTCGTAGGAGGTGACGACCGCTTTGATGAAGGTTTTGGCGCCCAAAACCTTACCCACTTTTGCGGCTGAAGGTTGAGAAATGCGGCCGGAAGCTCCGAGATCCTGCTCGTTCAGAAGGTTGTCTAGGACTTGGCGCTCAACGATGCGGAAACGACCCGTATTGTTGAGGATGTCGGTGATCATGGCGTCGATCCCGTTTACGGGCACCTGATTGAAATCGCCAACGGAGTAGCTGACGCTTTGTCCGTTGCCGTAATTGACTTGGTAGCTGCCAGTAGAGGACGAGTTTTCGACCGGAAGCACACCGATTCGTGTTTGAGGGCCTTCGTATTCGCCGTACTGAACCTTGATCAGGTCCATGGGGCTCTTTTCGGCAATCGCGTCGAGCGATTCTGGAAGTGGAACTAGATCGCCGTTAAGGTCGGCGTAGGCGAGGAAGTCTGCTTGAGATGTTGCGAATGGCAACAAGCCCAAAGTCAGGGTCAGTAGAGCTTTTTTCATGAAACTCGTAGTTTGTTGGGTTGGAGTTTGTCAGAACGAGGAAAAGAGAATCTTCGATAGAGATCTTTAGGTAGTTCTGCCAGAATGGTTTCGCCGTTCAACCCTTTTTCCGGGTAGAGGGCTTTTTGAAGGATCGTAAAGGGACAATTTGTTTGTCGACTCGTAACTTCGACCTAGTGCATTAAGGCTTAAATGATTTTAGCGATTGAGAGTTCTTGTGACGAATCGGCACTCGCCCTTTTCGAGCGAGGCGTCGGCATCAAAGGGGAATGGATAAGCAGCCAAGTGTCCTTGCATGCCGAATACGGCGGGGTCGTTCCGGATCTAGCCAGTCGCGAACACCTAAACAATTTCGCTCCGCTACTGGAAACAGCTCGCAAGGAAATGGGCTTTGAAGGCGTATCCGAAATTGCAGTGACCACGGGGCCCGGTCTAGCAGCCTGCCTCGCAATGGGGTTGGCCGTGGCGAATTCTCTGTCGCTCGCTTGGAAGGTGCCAGTCTTCGGAGTGAATCATTTAAGGGCTCATGCTCATTCTCCGTTTGTGTCGGTTTACGAGGAGAATCCGGCTGAGTTCGATTCTCATTTGGCGGATGATCTTTTGCCGCACCTTTCTTTGATCGTTTCGGGTGGAAATACGATTTTGGCAAAGATTTCGAAGGATCGCTCTCTCACGATCCTAGGCCAGACGATAGACGATGCGGCGGGAGAAGCCCTCGATAAAGGGGCTAAACTGTTGGCTCTCGGTTATCCGGGCGGCCCAAAACTCGAGAAGCTCGCTCAGGGTGGCGATGCGAAGGCTTATCGTTTTCCGAGAGGCTTAGTAGATAAGCCGCATTTGGATTTTAGCTTTTCCGGACTGAAGACCAGTCTTCGGTACCAGGTCGAAAAGATGGGCGTCGAGGCAGCGGAGTCCGATATTAAGAACCTTTGCGCATCTTATCAGGAAGCCGTAGTTGATGCTTTGATACGAAAGGCGGACAAGGCTCTGAAACGAGGTGGATTCAAGAGCATTGGCCTCTCCGGAGGCGTTTCGAACAATGGTGTATTGCGACAGCGGTTTGAAGCCCTTGGGAAAAGGCGTCGTGTCGCTAGCCTATTAGCCAAGCGTTGCCACACGGGCGACAATGCGGGTATGATCGCCTTTAGCCACGTGTTCGAAAATCGAATACGTAGTGCTGGCTCTCTCGACATCGCGCCGAGTTTGCAACTCGACGCTATCGTCTAGGACTATTCAGCCGGCGGTACTTCGCTAGCTGGCTCTTTCGCGACTTTCTTGGCAACCTTTTTGGCTGCTTTCTTGGCGACCTTTTTGGCCGCTTTCTTGGCGGCTTTTTTGGCAGCCTTTTTAGCTGCTTTCTTGGCCGCTTTTTTAGCAGGCTTCGCTTCAGGGGCTACCGGAGTTGGCTCGCTTTTGGGTGAAGGGGCTTTTTCCGCATCCGCTGGTTTCTCAGGCTTCTTTTTCTCTGGCTGTTTCGAAACGGGTTTTTCCTCCTGCTCGGACTTGGTCGCCTGATCTCGTTTTTCTGGAGAGGGAGATTGTCCTTCACCTCTAGGCGATTCACTGGACTGGTCTTGCTTACGCTCGCCATTCTGATCTTTACGATCTCTGTCACGACCGCGGCGGCGGCGACTGCGCTTCCGTCCGCGTCGCTCTTCCTGGTCTTCGCCTTGATTGTTTCCGTGCTGGTTTTCGTGGGGCTTGGGGGAACGGTTGTCTGCTTGACCCTCTTTATTCCCATCCCGTTGCGACCGATCGCTATTTTGCTTTTTAGGGCGTTCCGGCGTTTCGTCCACTTCGGGCGGGCGGGTTTCCAAGTACTTTTCGAGAGAGAACTCGTCCGCTGAAAATGCCTTCACTATTTGAGTGAAGGGGCGGAAGTAGGGATTTTGCGTATCGGAAAGAAGAGAGTAGAAGACGGTTTCCGAAGGGAGGAGCTGGCAGCCCATTCGGGTCAATGCGGATAGGGTAGGGGCTTCGTCTTCTACGCGGCGAGATCCGAGGCAGTCGCTTAGCAAGGTGATGTCGATGTCTTCATCGGTGGCCTGTAGTCCAGTCTGGTACACGCAGATGGGGATTTCGAGACCCACTACCAAAAGATTGTAGATTTCTTTTTCGCGCAGGTAGCGCTCGATGCCTTGGGCTCCGAGAGCAGAGAACGTTTGCTTGGAGAATACGCGTGGCTTGTAGGCCAGCTTGTAAAGGTCGCTGTTGGTACGACCCAACTTTTCGGGGGCCTGCTCGGTGAAAATGGTATTCAGCTTCAGGCAGCGGGCAGCTTCGATGGCGAAAGCGGTGCGTTTTAGGAATCCTTCCTTGTCGCTGATGGTGTCAATGAAGCTGTCTTGAGCGTCGATTACGAGGAGCGCTACAGAGTCGAGGATTTCAGGGCGAACCTTGCGGTTTAGTTGCATGCCAGGGTGTCTTGGTTGAATTTCGGGACCGCCTGGTCCCGTAGGAAACTGACCTTAAAGAGGATTCTCCGCGTATAATCAATCCGAAGCCCCAAATTTTTCTAGCCAGTGAGGCAGCTCCTCAAATAGTGAGTGCCATGGAATGGCATATTTCACCGATCGCTTCTAAATCGTACCACTCGGGAAAGGACTTCGCGAAAGACGATGGCGTTGCCTGCGCTTTGGTCAAAAACGGAGAAGGCGAGCTCGTTCGCGTGGATACCCTTGTCTCGGAAGCGAACAAAGTGGAAATGCCTGGCGATGTGCTTTGCCGTTGGACTCAGTTGTTCAAGCCTAAGCCCAGCGACGGCAAAGAGGAAGCGGAAGCGTTGAAGCTTACCGCGGACAATTTGTTCATCAGCTTTTTCGAGGGGGAAGAAGAGGGAACCCTCTCCGAGGAGAATGCGGAGCTGAAGCTATTCCTCGGCTTGATGTTGGAACGTCGCCGCGTGTTGCGCGTCAAGGCCCGCACTCGCAAGTACACTCGTTATGTACATCGTCCCAGCAAGCGGGAATTTCTTGTGCCGGCAGTAGACCTCGATCCTCGATTCTTCATCGAGAACGAAGAGAAGCTCTCGTTCTTGATCGATGGAGGAGAGGATTCGGAAGCGGGCGGAGATGAGCCCAAGGAAACCGAAGAATCCTGAAGGGCCATTCGCCCAAGGATCTAAAATCTCACTAGATTAGCGGAGGGCCAGGAGCGCGATGGTTATGATCTGGATCGCCGTTTCCTGTTGCT
The sequence above is a segment of the Pelagicoccus albus genome. Coding sequences within it:
- a CDS encoding S1/P1 nuclease, translating into MSKRLARLAVLILGASSIIASCWAWGAKGHRVVGRIAEEHLSPEAKMALSEILGDESLVEVSTWADWIRSDPDMAHTGPWHYVNTPDGVSYEDSEKNPEGDAYVKLTESIELLKDESSSKEMKLDAVRWITHLVADLHQPLHAGRGEDRGGNSIRGEFFGESTNAHRIWDTGLIDYTDYSFSELAESLDRRVKVEIEDGPEPDVMRWLEESAEYRKFAYEMPEEGYSGSYRYVYDHLWLVEQRLKQAGLRLALTLEYALVGGDAWADMSLDLHWVRNSAEYEALVRQIYRAATIELEQRVASGEFEGKSWGVALDADETILDNSLEAKERMGRKFDLDVWNAWCERMEAPAVPGSVEFIQRVKELGGKVAVVSNRSVVVQKATEKNLKELGVDFDVVLLMDEEGNKTPRWNLIESGKAKRGLKAFEIVMYFGDNIHDFPAMEQDLAVSDDEEDFDSFGREYIVLPNPVYGSWVKNPRL
- a CDS encoding D-2-hydroxyacid dehydrogenase; this encodes MPLKIYVDFALGPKPLELLKKGVGAHQLLLPSKPAASVLTKPEVDPSFYQADIAFGQPDLEAIDKAESLKWIQINTSGITAFDTPGFREKMEKRSIPVCNSANVYNEACADHLFAFMLAQSRRLVEGLASQAANGSPEWLKLRSDSGSLKGQSALILGYGAIGSRLVELLAPFRMNVTAYRRKARGDEPIPVVGPNELSSELAKADHVINILPDSEATKDFFDAARFSDCKKGSVFYNIGRGTTVDQKALEVALTSGQLKEAWLDVTNPEPLPAEHPLRALANCYITPHIAGGYLGESEGCVQHFLDNLKRFENGETLVNRVM
- a CDS encoding methyl-accepting chemotaxis protein, which translates into the protein MLKNLSIQARLYSLIGVFASLFLIVGLIGLKGASETRSLVDGIEQKSDLDPQTIEQIEQLATSSSTSLKLTSIALVVGLGATCFFVFNLNASITKPLNEVESSLMAMAEQTGAAASLVSTSSQGLADGSSRQASSIQQTAAALSELSDTTSRTAHNANQARSMANETRSAAEEGSSGMSEMIDAMNAIKSSSDNIANIIKTIDEIAFQTNILALNAAVEAARAGEAGAGFAVVADEVRGLAQRCASAAKDTESQIEDSILRSERGVEISSRVGESFENILSKARSVNDLVEEISTASQEQTQSISQINGAVGELNRDIQVNSSTAEEAASTSEELSSQAETMQHTVMELQRILSGKSPAPIKTSTKKKHDSSDSEMDWSEISRQSNRPQEATFFN
- a CDS encoding phosphoadenylyl-sulfate reductase, which produces MDAVLDTMDSQEIDLEGASAEERIQWAAEKFGDELIMTTSFGTHSAVMLHLVSSILPDIPVVFIDTGYLFPETYRFAVELTDRLGLNLKKYQAKISAAEQEALFGKLWENGEAGLKQYGLINKVEPMDRAVRELGAKAWLAGLRRSQSSGRSERPIAEKQNKLTKIYPILDWDNRKMHEYLTANKLPYHPLWDEGYVSLGDWHSTSKLMPGMTEEDTRFGGLKRECGLHEISGQADFQI
- the rpmB gene encoding 50S ribosomal protein L28; translated protein: MARICAITGKRPTTGSIIHRKGQSKKSGGIGTHVTKTTKRKFRPNVQRIRVRLASGQVKRMWVSAKAIKAGLVEKA
- a CDS encoding SAM-dependent methyltransferase — its product is MTKATEQSSELLTAIGEKANADGFIELPDFIQTALYHPTLGYYCRDKKRVGRESQSDFFTSISLKEAFGEIVLEATLELLKAEGLEAADTHWVELGAEPGGTLFDQDLPHFKSISTIGVGQALEIPEQAVVFSNELFDAQTFRQIRFDGSQWVEFGVRAEDSKFVWAPRKELSEEVLPYVDQLETDLPSGYTIDLPLGANILASRIAKLDWSGVFLAFDYGKVWKAMAADTPQGTARAYKSHQQLPNILEAPGEIDITHHICWDHIEDILQNNRFEKLSLQSQEAFIVRRAPNFLQKAFDPNLPAFSPVRQKLKELMHPAMMGQKFQALTAIRKLAR
- a CDS encoding CsgG/HfaB family protein, encoding MKKALLTLTLGLLPFATSQADFLAYADLNGDLVPLPESLDAIAEKSPMDLIKVQYGEYEGPQTRIGVLPVENSSSTGSYQVNYGNGQSVSYSVGDFNQVPVNGIDAMITDILNNTGRFRIVERQVLDNLLNEQDLGASGRISQPSAAKVGKVLGAKTFIKAVVTSYEPNFKGNKIGLGGITGGALAGVSVGGSKSMVQMAFRLIDAETSEVTFTKQVTVVTSSKSLGFGGGAWGGSGAAGGAFSNFSKAPIGKAMIVAVNVGIYELIKQIGIEPAEGSVIQVANGQVIINLGEDVVSVGDKLQAVSKGEEFIDPETGLSLGSMETVLGELQIAKVQEKFSFAKAIDFDPTTLTRGDKVISTAPVAAIEFGDAWKDNGARDKKNKKWGKKN
- the tsaD gene encoding tRNA (adenosine(37)-N6)-threonylcarbamoyltransferase complex transferase subunit TsaD encodes the protein MILAIESSCDESALALFERGVGIKGEWISSQVSLHAEYGGVVPDLASREHLNNFAPLLETARKEMGFEGVSEIAVTTGPGLAACLAMGLAVANSLSLAWKVPVFGVNHLRAHAHSPFVSVYEENPAEFDSHLADDLLPHLSLIVSGGNTILAKISKDRSLTILGQTIDDAAGEALDKGAKLLALGYPGGPKLEKLAQGGDAKAYRFPRGLVDKPHLDFSFSGLKTSLRYQVEKMGVEAAESDIKNLCASYQEAVVDALIRKADKALKRGGFKSIGLSGGVSNNGVLRQRFEALGKRRRVASLLAKRCHTGDNAGMIAFSHVFENRIRSAGSLDIAPSLQLDAIV
- a CDS encoding isochorismatase family protein; this encodes MQLNRKVRPEILDSVALLVIDAQDSFIDTISDKEGFLKRTAFAIEAARCLKLNTIFTEQAPEKLGRTNSDLYKLAYKPRVFSKQTFSALGAQGIERYLREKEIYNLLVVGLEIPICVYQTGLQATDEDIDITLLSDCLGSRRVEDEAPTLSALTRMGCQLLPSETVFYSLLSDTQNPYFRPFTQIVKAFSADEFSLEKYLETRPPEVDETPERPKKQNSDRSQRDGNKEGQADNRSPKPHENQHGNNQGEDQEERRGRKRSRRRRGRDRDRKDQNGERKQDQSSESPRGEGQSPSPEKRDQATKSEQEEKPVSKQPEKKKPEKPADAEKAPSPKSEPTPVAPEAKPAKKAAKKAAKKAAKKAAKKAAKKVAKKAAKKVAKKVAKEPASEVPPAE